One genomic segment of Drosophila melanogaster chromosome 3L includes these proteins:
- the fal gene encoding falten, isoform C translates to MLIEDEVHGVIELSSHIQEIVEHPLFQRLKHVHQLGLLPWAIDKKADHKRYDHCLGAYKSAQDHLRAIERNSHYEPKLPDWCRQAVEIAALLHDIGHGPMSHAWELVTHHEFDHEENAMACVDKIFKDALNQELVSLRDDGGGRGVQLIKALILGSSENLPFPMLGHTYIFDIVHNRRCGLDVDKWDYLRRDNKRLKILSSAEMDFDDVFLQARISPDGQRIEYRYADYHRVYRLFEARSLLHVKAYQYPLTCAMDVIFVSVVQRIAPELLSIRSKDPKWLELTDEYVLNVIEKDPISRYVKEPHRLVEVPSNDCSGSDIIRVNRVIPGPWELIKSARELAFFGNKRKKRPITRCVSPTIVNKCFKLE, encoded by the exons ATGCTTATTGAGGATGAGGTTCACGGTGTAATCGAACTGTCGAGCCATATCCAAGAGATCGTCGAGCATCCACTCTTCCAGCGCCTCAAACATGTCCACCAGTTGGGTCTCCTTCCGTGGGCCATCGATAAGAAGGCCGATCACAAGCGATACGATCATTGCCTTGG AGCCTACAAAAGCGCGCAGGATCACCTTAGGGCCATCGAACGTAATTCGCATTACGAGCCAAAGCTTCCGGATTGGTGTCGTCAGGCGGTGGAGATAGCCGCTCTCCTTCACGACATTGGTCACGGACCAATGTCACATGCCTGGGAGTTGGTGACCCACCATGAATTTGAT CACGAGGAAAACGCAATGGCCTGTGTGGATAAAATTTTTAAGGATGCCCTCAATCAGGAGCTAGTCTCCTTGAGAGATGATGGTGGCGGGCGAGGTGTTCAATTGATAAAGGCTTTGATATTGGGATCCAGTGAGAATCTGCCGTTCCCCATGCTGGGACATACCTACATCTTTGATATTGTGCATAATCGTCGCTGCGGATTGGATGTGGATAAATGGGATTATCTGCGGCGTGATAACAAGCGCCTGAAAATACTCAGCTCTGCGGAAATGGACTTTGATGATGTATTTCTTCAGGCTCGCATATCACCTGATGGTCAACGCATAGAGTATCGTTATGCTGACTATCATCGGGTATATCGCTTGTTCGAGGCGCGATCGCTGCTCCACGTAAAGGCCTATCAATATCCGCTAACTTGTGCCATGGATGTTATTTTTGTCAGTGTAGTACAACGTATTGCTCCAGAACTACTAAGTATTCGCTCAAAGGATCCAAAGTGGCTGGAATTGACCGACGAGTATGTTTTAAATGTCATTGAAAAGGATCCTATATCGAGATATGTAAAAGAACCTCATCGACTCGTAGAAGTCCCCAGCAACGACTGTTCCGGATCGGACATCATACGGGTGAACAGGGTCATACCTGGACCTTGGGAGCTTATAAAATCCGCAAGGGAGTTAGCTTTCTTTGGCAATAAGCG cAAGAAGCGTCCAATTACCCGATGTGTAAGCCCGACGATAGTCAACAAGTGCTTTAAGTTAGAGTAG